In Nitratireductor basaltis, the following are encoded in one genomic region:
- a CDS encoding c-type cytochrome, producing the protein MFLSHWPKRRTWFVAALIAVVAVGAGGAFFMFTGFYNVGADVRHFRITEYLIRLTLHRSVSSHVERDEPPDLEEPGLTELGARYFDVGCSPCHGVPGEEANPVALNMYPAPPPLNEALLEWDVNEQHWIVQHGLKFTGMPAWAGRDRQREVWALVSFLQDVPGMTRKDYASILGREVDEDGPETGSVEFCSGCHGDADDSPINGLAPSLNGQNYAYLVRALFEYASNQRQSGMMEPIAAELDDSDIRRLAREYSSFDLLQSAEEHDPSEIQQGRQIVREGYPGRGIAPCSACHGAQSSSQFPKLNGLSKTYLVEQLLLWADGQRSQSGYGKIMQRAAAGLSVEEINAVAAYYAAQSGSRASNSSTRPAEQLEAVQ; encoded by the coding sequence ATGTTTCTCTCTCATTGGCCAAAACGAAGAACCTGGTTCGTTGCGGCGCTCATTGCCGTGGTTGCAGTCGGCGCAGGTGGCGCTTTCTTCATGTTCACGGGCTTTTACAATGTCGGGGCGGACGTCCGTCATTTTCGCATCACCGAGTATCTGATACGGCTGACGCTGCACCGTTCGGTTTCCTCTCATGTCGAACGTGATGAGCCACCGGATTTGGAAGAGCCGGGTCTGACGGAACTTGGCGCCAGATATTTCGATGTCGGTTGCTCCCCTTGCCATGGTGTGCCGGGAGAAGAGGCAAATCCTGTTGCCCTCAACATGTATCCTGCCCCTCCTCCGCTGAACGAGGCGCTTCTGGAATGGGACGTGAACGAGCAGCACTGGATCGTTCAGCACGGGCTCAAATTCACCGGAATGCCGGCCTGGGCGGGGCGGGACCGACAACGCGAAGTCTGGGCGCTCGTCTCGTTCCTGCAGGATGTTCCAGGCATGACCCGCAAGGATTACGCATCGATCCTGGGACGGGAGGTGGATGAAGATGGCCCAGAAACAGGCAGCGTGGAGTTCTGTTCGGGCTGCCATGGTGATGCCGATGATTCACCAATTAACGGACTCGCGCCCTCGCTGAACGGGCAGAACTATGCCTATTTGGTACGAGCACTCTTCGAATACGCGTCAAACCAGCGTCAAAGCGGCATGATGGAGCCGATTGCAGCCGAACTCGATGATTCAGACATTCGCCGCCTGGCGCGGGAATATAGCAGTTTTGACCTCCTGCAATCCGCCGAAGAGCATGATCCCTCCGAGATCCAGCAAGGCCGCCAGATCGTCCGGGAAGGCTATCCGGGGCGCGGTATCGCCCCCTGCTCAGCCTGTCACGGTGCACAATCCTCCTCACAGTTTCCCAAGCTGAACGGATTATCGAAAACCTATCTGGTCGAGCAGTTGCTCCTGTGGGCGGACGGTCAACGCAGCCAGAGCGGTTATGGCAAGATAATGCAGCGCGCTGCAGCCGGCCTGAGCGTTGAAGAAATCAATGCAGTTGCTGCCTATTATGCCGCGCAATCTGGCAGCCGCGCTTCCAACAGCTCAACCCGACCTGCAGAGCAGCTGGAGGCGGTGCAATGA
- a CDS encoding cytochrome c oxidase subunit II — translation MRLLHLLIVVSVLLVSGCAGQQSVLEATGREAGEVEALFWIATGISAVVTLLMVGLTLTALSRNQRWRGIISHERTILLGGIAFPVIVLTYLFIHSTLLLEAGSSRSVENGEPTITMAGELWWWDVIYNGPDGEIRSANELRLPVGRPVSIRLVSDNVIHSFWAPQLAGKLDMIPGRENVITLQANEAGISRGQCAEYCGGAHALMSFHVVAMAADEYESWLQKESGPAEEPASPLEERGHTVFQQSGCGACHTIRGTDARGVIGPDLTHMGSRHSLAAATLPNNPDAIAAWITDNQHYKPDNKMPEYEMLAEDDLEALSAYLAGLE, via the coding sequence ATGAGACTGCTCCATCTCCTCATCGTAGTCTCGGTCCTTCTTGTTTCCGGTTGTGCCGGACAGCAGTCGGTCCTGGAGGCAACAGGACGGGAAGCCGGTGAAGTCGAAGCGCTTTTCTGGATTGCAACCGGGATAAGCGCGGTCGTGACCCTGCTTATGGTCGGACTGACCCTCACTGCCTTGTCAAGAAACCAGCGCTGGCGGGGAATCATCAGCCATGAGCGAACAATTCTACTGGGCGGGATTGCCTTCCCCGTCATCGTGCTGACCTATCTCTTCATTCACAGCACATTGCTTCTCGAGGCAGGCAGCAGCCGTTCGGTTGAAAATGGAGAACCAACCATCACCATGGCAGGTGAGCTTTGGTGGTGGGATGTAATCTATAACGGCCCTGACGGCGAAATCCGCAGTGCGAATGAATTGCGACTTCCGGTCGGGCGACCGGTCTCGATAAGGCTTGTTTCAGACAATGTGATCCACAGCTTCTGGGCGCCGCAACTGGCTGGCAAGCTCGACATGATTCCCGGGCGCGAGAACGTGATCACGCTTCAGGCGAACGAGGCAGGTATCAGCCGTGGCCAATGCGCCGAATATTGCGGCGGCGCCCATGCGCTGATGTCCTTCCATGTGGTGGCGATGGCCGCGGATGAATATGAGAGCTGGCTGCAGAAGGAATCCGGGCCGGCCGAAGAACCCGCCAGCCCACTCGAAGAGCGCGGTCACACAGTCTTTCAGCAGAGCGGGTGCGGCGCATGCCACACGATCCGTGGGACAGATGCGCGCGGCGTAATCGGTCCGGATCTGACCCATATGGGAAGTCGCCACTCACTTGCTGCAGCCACTCTACCCAACAATCCGGATGCCATTGCAGCCTGGATCACGGACAACCAGCACTACAAGCCGGATAACAAAATGCCGGAATATGAGATGCTGGCGGAGGACGATCTGGAAGCCCTATCCGCCTATCTGGCGGGTTTGGAGTAG
- a CDS encoding sodium:calcium antiporter has protein sequence MIDFTSLSLPLNMIIFAIAASAVWLAGVRLTKYADAIADVTGAGHAVVGIVLLAGVTSLPEIGVTATASLAGDAALAVNNLFGSIALQVALLAVVDFYVGRRVLTAVVPEPAVLVQGSLNIILITSAAAAMVVGDIGFFGVGIWPIAFFTGYLLCVWILANAEGKHPWVAARGGKVEQELMDELKRSNVGKEPHEALRTLLIKTAGIALIILVAGFILARSGDAIASQSGLGSSFVGFVLIAFATSLPELSTAVSATRRGLYTMAISDILGTNLINVAMVFLVDILYTGGPVINQMDDFAIFGALLAVILTALFLTGLSERRDKSLFRMGYDSVAVIISYAVGVLLLYTLRQ, from the coding sequence ATGATCGACTTCACCTCACTGAGCCTGCCGCTGAATATGATCATCTTCGCCATCGCTGCTTCGGCCGTCTGGCTCGCAGGCGTCAGGCTGACCAAATATGCCGACGCCATTGCCGATGTCACCGGGGCCGGTCACGCGGTTGTCGGTATTGTACTTCTCGCGGGCGTCACCTCACTGCCGGAGATCGGCGTTACTGCAACCGCTTCACTTGCTGGCGACGCGGCGCTTGCCGTCAACAATCTTTTCGGCAGCATCGCGCTGCAGGTGGCCCTCCTTGCGGTGGTGGATTTCTATGTCGGCCGTCGTGTGCTGACGGCGGTGGTTCCCGAACCGGCTGTCCTGGTTCAAGGCAGCCTGAACATCATTCTCATCACCTCTGCTGCGGCTGCGATGGTGGTGGGCGATATCGGTTTCTTCGGCGTAGGTATCTGGCCCATCGCCTTCTTCACCGGTTACCTGCTCTGCGTCTGGATACTGGCCAATGCGGAAGGCAAGCATCCATGGGTCGCCGCGCGCGGTGGCAAGGTCGAGCAGGAATTGATGGATGAGCTGAAGCGCTCCAATGTGGGGAAGGAACCGCACGAGGCGCTGCGCACGCTCCTGATCAAGACCGCGGGGATCGCGCTCATCATTCTCGTCGCAGGCTTCATCCTGGCCCGCTCCGGCGACGCAATAGCAAGTCAGAGTGGCCTGGGCTCAAGCTTCGTTGGCTTCGTGCTCATCGCCTTCGCGACATCGCTGCCGGAGCTTTCGACCGCGGTCTCGGCCACCAGGCGCGGCCTCTACACGATGGCAATCTCCGACATATTGGGAACCAACCTGATCAATGTCGCAATGGTGTTCCTCGTGGACATCCTCTACACGGGCGGCCCTGTCATCAACCAGATGGACGACTTCGCCATCTTCGGCGCGCTGTTGGCCGTTATTCTCACCGCATTGTTCCTGACCGGACTTAGTGAGCGTCGTGACAAGTCGCTCTTTCGCATGGGCTACGATTCCGTAGCTGTCATCATCTCCTATGCGGTGGGTGTCCTTCTTCTCTACACGTTGAGGCAGTGA
- the ctaD gene encoding cytochrome c oxidase subunit I: protein MSTQETLPLPNEGNRPDSELAELERVWATPKGLRLLTAVNNSVIGILYIGAAFLFFILAGILGLLIRTQLAVPGNEFLSQSLYNQIFTVHGTTMMFLFAVPAVEALGVMLLPQMLAARDLPFPRLSAFAIWAYIVGGLVFFSTIFYDMAPDGGWFMYTPLTLKEYSPGDNADFWLLGIGFIEISAIAGAIEIIVGVLKTRPPGMSLMKMPIFAWAMLIFAAMIMLAFPAVILGTMLLEIERSFGWPFFTAAKGGDPLLWQHLFWFFGHPEVYIIFLPAAGLVSMMVATMARRPLIGYRLIVVALIGTGFFSFGLWVHHMFTTGIPSLSLGFFSAASMAVAIPSGIQMFSWLATIAAAKGRFQINTPSLFILGFLFIFTVGGLTGVMVALVPLDFQVHDTYFVVAHFHYVLIGGMVFPLFATFYYWAPMASVRQLSERIGKWVFGLMFVGFNVAFFPMHITGLRGMPRRVWTYPEGLGWDSLNMISTIGAYMFAAGVVLFVVDLILNFRPTAAGGEGNPWKAGTLEWLPGGTYSTRSIPLVTSREPLWDQPGLEREVEEGRHFLPNAPTGGRETIVTSPIEAKPEYIIRMPGPSWTHLIAAVFTAAFFLLLTIKAVTIALICGVIAIGACLVWTWSLDHGPSHEPVEIGGGIKLPTYMSGPKSHSWWAMIVLVVVASSLYISYVFSYLYLWIVSPDVWAPVGSPALPEAAWPFATAFLALLAALMLRNGIRSLPAPGARNDVAIWLIGSSVVVLVAAVALEIFAQYQSGLRPGENSYGAMVYMGSVINVQVAFVTLIMIGFCVARYYRGMLDRARRVTIENAAILFYYTVAQLLLGLVLIHGFPRIA from the coding sequence GTGAGCACGCAGGAAACTCTTCCTCTTCCCAATGAGGGCAACAGGCCCGACAGCGAGTTGGCTGAGCTTGAGCGCGTATGGGCGACACCGAAAGGCCTGCGGCTGCTGACCGCTGTCAACAACTCCGTCATCGGCATCCTCTATATCGGTGCTGCGTTTCTCTTCTTCATCCTTGCAGGGATCCTGGGCCTTCTCATCCGCACGCAACTTGCCGTGCCGGGCAATGAGTTCCTGAGCCAGAGCCTCTACAATCAGATATTCACGGTCCACGGCACCACCATGATGTTCCTCTTCGCCGTTCCGGCCGTGGAGGCGCTGGGCGTAATGCTGTTGCCGCAAATGCTGGCGGCACGCGACCTGCCGTTCCCGCGGCTCAGCGCCTTTGCGATCTGGGCCTATATTGTGGGCGGCCTCGTCTTCTTCTCGACTATCTTTTACGACATGGCGCCCGATGGTGGCTGGTTCATGTATACGCCGCTGACGTTGAAGGAGTATTCTCCAGGCGACAATGCCGACTTCTGGCTGCTTGGCATCGGTTTTATCGAAATCTCCGCCATCGCAGGTGCGATCGAGATCATCGTGGGCGTTCTGAAGACACGTCCGCCCGGCATGTCACTGATGAAGATGCCGATTTTCGCCTGGGCGATGCTGATCTTCGCCGCGATGATCATGCTTGCCTTTCCCGCGGTCATTCTCGGCACGATGCTTCTGGAGATCGAGCGCTCCTTCGGGTGGCCTTTCTTTACGGCCGCAAAAGGCGGTGACCCGCTGCTCTGGCAGCACCTCTTCTGGTTTTTCGGCCACCCGGAGGTCTATATCATCTTCCTGCCCGCCGCCGGTCTGGTCTCCATGATGGTCGCCACAATGGCCCGCCGCCCTCTCATCGGCTACCGGCTCATCGTCGTGGCCCTGATCGGAACCGGCTTTTTCAGTTTCGGCCTGTGGGTGCATCACATGTTCACCACCGGCATACCGTCGCTGTCGCTTGGCTTCTTCTCCGCAGCCAGCATGGCGGTAGCGATACCTTCGGGGATCCAGATGTTCTCCTGGCTGGCGACAATCGCAGCAGCCAAGGGCAGGTTCCAGATCAACACGCCGTCACTCTTCATCCTCGGCTTCCTCTTCATCTTCACCGTGGGCGGCCTGACCGGCGTGATGGTGGCCTTGGTGCCGCTCGACTTCCAGGTCCACGACACCTACTTCGTGGTTGCCCATTTCCACTATGTCCTCATTGGCGGAATGGTCTTCCCGCTCTTTGCAACCTTCTACTACTGGGCGCCCATGGCGAGCGTTCGCCAGCTTTCCGAGCGCATCGGGAAATGGGTGTTCGGGCTGATGTTCGTCGGCTTCAACGTGGCGTTTTTCCCGATGCACATAACCGGGCTGCGGGGTATGCCGCGGCGCGTCTGGACCTATCCTGAGGGCCTTGGCTGGGACAGCTTGAACATGATCTCCACCATCGGTGCCTACATGTTTGCTGCCGGTGTGGTGTTGTTCGTCGTGGATCTGATCCTGAATTTCAGGCCGACCGCTGCAGGGGGTGAAGGCAATCCCTGGAAGGCCGGGACACTTGAATGGCTGCCCGGCGGCACCTATTCCACCCGCAGCATTCCGCTCGTAACCTCGCGTGAGCCCCTTTGGGATCAACCCGGTCTGGAACGCGAAGTCGAGGAAGGCCGACATTTCCTTCCCAATGCACCAACCGGCGGACGCGAGACGATCGTCACCAGTCCGATTGAAGCCAAACCTGAATATATCATCAGGATGCCGGGCCCGAGTTGGACGCATCTGATCGCGGCAGTCTTCACCGCCGCCTTCTTCCTGCTTCTGACCATCAAGGCGGTAACGATTGCTCTGATCTGCGGTGTAATCGCAATCGGGGCATGTCTCGTCTGGACATGGAGTCTGGACCACGGTCCGTCGCACGAACCGGTGGAGATCGGGGGCGGGATCAAGCTGCCGACCTACATGTCGGGACCGAAGTCCCATTCCTGGTGGGCGATGATCGTCCTGGTGGTGGTGGCATCCTCTCTCTACATCTCATACGTATTCTCGTATCTGTATCTCTGGATTGTCTCGCCGGACGTATGGGCGCCTGTCGGTTCTCCTGCCCTGCCGGAAGCTGCCTGGCCGTTTGCGACCGCGTTTCTTGCTCTGCTGGCAGCCTTGATGCTTCGCAACGGTATCCGCTCACTACCGGCACCTGGCGCGCGCAACGATGTCGCAATCTGGCTGATCGGTAGCTCTGTCGTCGTCCTCGTAGCGGCCGTCGCACTTGAGATATTTGCCCAGTATCAGTCGGGGCTTCGACCGGGCGAGAATTCCTATGGTGCGATGGTCTATATGGGCAGCGTCATCAACGTTCAGGTTGCGTTCGTGACGCTGATCATGATCGGCTTCTGCGTAGCGCGGTATTATCGCGGGATGCTTGACCGGGCACGGCGCGTGACGATCGAGAATGCTGCAATCCTGTTCTATTACACGGTGGCGCAGCTGCTTCTGGGGCTGGTTCTCATCCACGGATTTCCAAGGATTGCATGA
- the dksA gene encoding RNA polymerase-binding protein DksA, producing MTDLVDTEYMPSEDEPFMNDRQRAYFKKKLLQWKQEILREARETLEALQQENANHPDLADRASSETDRAIELRARDRQRKLIAKIDAALQRIDDGTYGYCEETGEPISLKRLDARPIATLSIEAQERHERREKVYRDD from the coding sequence ATGACCGATCTCGTTGATACTGAGTATATGCCCTCCGAGGACGAGCCCTTCATGAATGATAGGCAGCGGGCCTATTTCAAGAAGAAGCTCTTGCAGTGGAAGCAGGAAATCCTGCGTGAAGCGCGCGAAACGCTTGAGGCACTGCAGCAGGAGAACGCCAATCATCCTGATCTGGCGGATCGTGCGTCGTCAGAAACCGACCGGGCGATCGAGCTGCGCGCCCGTGATCGTCAGCGCAAGCTGATCGCGAAGATCGACGCAGCGCTTCAGCGGATCGATGACGGCACCTACGGTTACTGTGAAGAGACCGGTGAACCCATCTCGCTGAAACGTCTCGACGCCAGACCGATCGCGACACTTTCGATCGAGGCGCAGGAACGACATGAGCGCCGCGAAAAGGTCTATCGCGACGACTGA
- a CDS encoding SixA phosphatase family protein — MNRLLLLRHASATFGSPGISDFDRCLSERGIAEAERLGAWLRQEGISPGKILCSSAARARQTLQGLGEPYARHIPVEFSDQLYRTDAQGCRLLIARSDDCETLMVVGHNPTLEDLLFESISSGQPDLIRHAEATGMPQCALAVLEFDGHYVPFANDTGHLAAFNTPDGQH; from the coding sequence TTGAATCGCCTGCTTTTGTTGCGCCATGCGAGTGCCACCTTCGGCTCACCGGGCATATCGGATTTCGACCGATGCCTGAGCGAGCGCGGGATCGCAGAAGCAGAACGACTCGGCGCGTGGTTGCGGCAAGAGGGTATTTCCCCCGGCAAGATCCTGTGTTCGAGTGCAGCCCGTGCGCGGCAGACACTGCAGGGACTCGGCGAGCCATATGCGCGTCACATCCCCGTTGAGTTTTCAGACCAGCTTTACCGGACCGATGCGCAGGGATGCCGCCTGCTGATCGCCAGAAGCGATGATTGTGAGACCTTGATGGTCGTCGGCCATAATCCGACACTTGAAGATCTGCTGTTCGAAAGTATCTCTTCCGGTCAGCCTGACCTGATCCGGCATGCGGAAGCAACGGGCATGCCGCAATGCGCTCTCGCAGTACTGGAGTTTGATGGCCACTACGTGCCCTTCGCCAATGATACAGGTCACCTCGCAGCCTTCAATACACCCGACGGTCAACACTGA